The following proteins are encoded in a genomic region of Maylandia zebra isolate NMK-2024a linkage group LG1, Mzebra_GT3a, whole genome shotgun sequence:
- the adgrg1 gene encoding adhesion G-protein coupled receptor G1 isoform X2, with translation MDNLKFALFLIILTTVSSNNDNDLDWNFCGTWHHGNNPLSLNLNISTGCKGISISANESFLSINGQITAQCRRSEVITFKHLGLESGEDIKFCLDWEPLLDQLMLTVGEKKLILCSPASLQGNCCTDLSDGQNTQEADYGILNTEINHDFITDKTRMAYNFQAHSTNYKLCEQAKRESGPNKCAEPPYAHKSDVEMKEDFKGHSVTSPAIAGRPVKSNITVHLPAALKQAVKNVSNVACTFFKNISLLQEAHKTAKPINDVVEITVENEIIRNLPEPIRIDFYHEAVSKRKTRACVSWDTRKDSLQVNWSKDGCKTEPSGVNHTVCQCNHLTYFTVLVDLNRQPVPHLLELTVITYLGCAVSLISCVALIIYLCRKRRRSKEQSLPIHVGLAVSLAFLSLIFFFNGVLANVGGESVCTWVGAVLHYALLCSFAWMGIEVLHTFWLVYMVFTPRLKPYIWNLVGFALPAVPVVILAPIGDIYGLIEVPPSEDPENPYKMCWMDINENKGWLAFCLTNMMTLALLVSSGLVMLFLVYRQIRTRDEWKQNRVAFLSIWGLSCLYGTTWGLAFLKFEPISTFILFITCILNSFQGFFLMLRFCMLDWMQKQAGGSGLGSSSTGSTRQHMLQAQEKS, from the exons ATGGATAATCTGAAGTTTGCGCTCTTCTTAATCATCCTCACCACTG TTTCCAGTAACAATGACAATGACCTGGACTGGAACTTTTGCGGCACATGGCACCATGGCAACAACCCCCTGAGCCTGAACCTCAACATCTCTACTGGCTGTAAAGGAATCTCCATTTCAGCCAATGAGAGCTTTCTGTCCATCAACGGGCAGATCACAGCCCAGTGTAGGCGATCTGAAGTGATTACCTTCAAGCACCTTGGACTTGAGTCAGGGGAGGACATCAAGTTCTGTCTGGACTGGGAGCCACTGCTGGACCAGTTAATGCTGACA GTAGGAGAGAAGAAGCTTATTCTGTGCTCACCTGCAAGCCTGCAGGGTAACTGCTGCACTGACCTGAGTGATGGCCAAAACACACAAGAAGCAGACTACGGCATCCTCAATACCGAGATTAATCATGATTTCATCACCGACAAAACACGGATGGCGTACAACTTTCAAGCACATTCCACCAACTACA AATTATGTGAACAGGCGAAACGGGAATCCGGCCCCAACAA GTGTGCTGAGCCTCCATACGCTCACAAATCTGATGTGGAGATGAAGGAAGATTTCAAAGGCCACAGCGTCACATCACCt GCCATTGCTGGTAGACCTGTCAAGTCCAATATCACTGTCCACCTCCCTGCTGCCTTAAAACAAGCTGTGAAAAATGTTAGCAATGTAGCCTGCACTTTCTTCAAGAACATCTCCCTGTTACAG gaGGCTCACAAAACTGCCAAGCCTATCAATGATGTGGTGGAAATCACGGTGGAGAACGAGATCATCAGAAATCTGCCTGAACCCATTAGGATAGATTTTTACCATGAAGCCGTATCT aaaagaaaaacaagggcATGTGTTTCATGGGACACCAGAAAAG ATTCTCTGCAGGTGAACTGGTCGAAGGATGGATGTAAGACAGAACCGAGTGGGGTAAACCACACTGTGTGTCAGTGTAACCATCTGACGTACTTCACTGTGCTGGTG GACCTGAATCGTCAACCAGTGCCCCACCTGCTGGAGCTTACTGTCATTACATATCTGGGATGTGCCGTATCTCTGATCAGCTGTGTTGCTCTTATAATATATCTCTGCAGGAAAAG GAGGCGATCAAAGGAGCAGTCCTTGCCCATCCATGTGGGCTTAGCTGTGTCCCTCGCCTTCCTCAGcctgatttttttcttcaatgGAGTCCTGGCTAACGTGGGAGGGGAAAGTGTGTGCACTTGGGTAGGAGCAGTACTTCACTACGCCCTCCTCTGCTCCTTCGCCTGGATGGGCATCGAAGTGTTGCACACTTTCTGGTTGGTCTACATGGTCTTCACCCCCCGTCTGAAGCCCTACATTTGGAACCTAGTTGGTTTTG ctcttcctgctGTTCCCGTTGTCATCCTGGCTCCAATAGGTGATATTTATGGGCTCATAGAGGTGCCACCAAGCGAAGACCCTGAGAATCCATATAAGAT GTGTTGGATGGATATAAATGAGAATAAAGGCTGGCTAGCTTTCTGTTTGACCAACATGATGACTCTGGCCCTCCTGGTGTCATCTGGCCTTGTGATGCTGTTCCTGGTCTACAGGCAGATCCGCACCAGGGATGAATGGAAACAGAACCGAGTGGCGTTTCTCAGCATCTGGGGCCTCAGCTGCTTATATGGGACCACTTGGGGTCTGGCCTTCCTTAAGTTTGAGCCCATTTCTACCTTTATTCTCTTCATCACCTGTATCCTCAACTCATTTCAAG
- the adgrg1 gene encoding adhesion G-protein coupled receptor G1 isoform X1: MDNLKFALFLIILTTVSSNNDNDLDWNFCGTWHHGNNPLSLNLNISTGCKGISISANESFLSINGQITAQCRRSEVITFKHLGLESGEDIKFCLDWEPLLDQLMLTVGEKKLILCSPASLQGNCCTDLSDGQNTQEADYGILNTEINHDFITDKTRMAYNFQAHSTNYTELCEQAKRESGPNKCAEPPYAHKSDVEMKEDFKGHSVTSPAIAGRPVKSNITVHLPAALKQAVKNVSNVACTFFKNISLLQEAHKTAKPINDVVEITVENEIIRNLPEPIRIDFYHEAVSKRKTRACVSWDTRKDSLQVNWSKDGCKTEPSGVNHTVCQCNHLTYFTVLVDLNRQPVPHLLELTVITYLGCAVSLISCVALIIYLCRKRRRSKEQSLPIHVGLAVSLAFLSLIFFFNGVLANVGGESVCTWVGAVLHYALLCSFAWMGIEVLHTFWLVYMVFTPRLKPYIWNLVGFALPAVPVVILAPIGDIYGLIEVPPSEDPENPYKMCWMDINENKGWLAFCLTNMMTLALLVSSGLVMLFLVYRQIRTRDEWKQNRVAFLSIWGLSCLYGTTWGLAFLKFEPISTFILFITCILNSFQGFFLMLRFCMLDWMQKQAGGSGLGSSSTGSTRQHMLQAQEKS; the protein is encoded by the exons ATGGATAATCTGAAGTTTGCGCTCTTCTTAATCATCCTCACCACTG TTTCCAGTAACAATGACAATGACCTGGACTGGAACTTTTGCGGCACATGGCACCATGGCAACAACCCCCTGAGCCTGAACCTCAACATCTCTACTGGCTGTAAAGGAATCTCCATTTCAGCCAATGAGAGCTTTCTGTCCATCAACGGGCAGATCACAGCCCAGTGTAGGCGATCTGAAGTGATTACCTTCAAGCACCTTGGACTTGAGTCAGGGGAGGACATCAAGTTCTGTCTGGACTGGGAGCCACTGCTGGACCAGTTAATGCTGACA GTAGGAGAGAAGAAGCTTATTCTGTGCTCACCTGCAAGCCTGCAGGGTAACTGCTGCACTGACCTGAGTGATGGCCAAAACACACAAGAAGCAGACTACGGCATCCTCAATACCGAGATTAATCATGATTTCATCACCGACAAAACACGGATGGCGTACAACTTTCAAGCACATTCCACCAACTACA caGAATTATGTGAACAGGCGAAACGGGAATCCGGCCCCAACAA GTGTGCTGAGCCTCCATACGCTCACAAATCTGATGTGGAGATGAAGGAAGATTTCAAAGGCCACAGCGTCACATCACCt GCCATTGCTGGTAGACCTGTCAAGTCCAATATCACTGTCCACCTCCCTGCTGCCTTAAAACAAGCTGTGAAAAATGTTAGCAATGTAGCCTGCACTTTCTTCAAGAACATCTCCCTGTTACAG gaGGCTCACAAAACTGCCAAGCCTATCAATGATGTGGTGGAAATCACGGTGGAGAACGAGATCATCAGAAATCTGCCTGAACCCATTAGGATAGATTTTTACCATGAAGCCGTATCT aaaagaaaaacaagggcATGTGTTTCATGGGACACCAGAAAAG ATTCTCTGCAGGTGAACTGGTCGAAGGATGGATGTAAGACAGAACCGAGTGGGGTAAACCACACTGTGTGTCAGTGTAACCATCTGACGTACTTCACTGTGCTGGTG GACCTGAATCGTCAACCAGTGCCCCACCTGCTGGAGCTTACTGTCATTACATATCTGGGATGTGCCGTATCTCTGATCAGCTGTGTTGCTCTTATAATATATCTCTGCAGGAAAAG GAGGCGATCAAAGGAGCAGTCCTTGCCCATCCATGTGGGCTTAGCTGTGTCCCTCGCCTTCCTCAGcctgatttttttcttcaatgGAGTCCTGGCTAACGTGGGAGGGGAAAGTGTGTGCACTTGGGTAGGAGCAGTACTTCACTACGCCCTCCTCTGCTCCTTCGCCTGGATGGGCATCGAAGTGTTGCACACTTTCTGGTTGGTCTACATGGTCTTCACCCCCCGTCTGAAGCCCTACATTTGGAACCTAGTTGGTTTTG ctcttcctgctGTTCCCGTTGTCATCCTGGCTCCAATAGGTGATATTTATGGGCTCATAGAGGTGCCACCAAGCGAAGACCCTGAGAATCCATATAAGAT GTGTTGGATGGATATAAATGAGAATAAAGGCTGGCTAGCTTTCTGTTTGACCAACATGATGACTCTGGCCCTCCTGGTGTCATCTGGCCTTGTGATGCTGTTCCTGGTCTACAGGCAGATCCGCACCAGGGATGAATGGAAACAGAACCGAGTGGCGTTTCTCAGCATCTGGGGCCTCAGCTGCTTATATGGGACCACTTGGGGTCTGGCCTTCCTTAAGTTTGAGCCCATTTCTACCTTTATTCTCTTCATCACCTGTATCCTCAACTCATTTCAAG